The region AGTTCGGTGTCCCCGGTGCGGGCCGCCGCGTCGGCCAGCCGGACCACGAAGGAGGCGGCCGTCCGGGCGTCGTGGTCGAACAGTTCGGCGGCCCAGGTGACGACCGCTTCACGGCTCCAGGGTTCCTCGACGCCCACCACGTACCAGATCTCCTCGAACCTGGGCCGTACGGCGAGGTCGGAGAGTGTCTCCACCAGTGGGTCGATCCGCCGGACCGGCTCCTGCGGGTCGAGCCGTTCCCAGGCGATCACGGCCGCGACCTTCATGACGGGCTCGCCGTCACGCAGGACGCCGTCGAGGACCGCCCGCACCTCCTCGACCGACCGGGCATCCGCTTCCGCAGCAGCGGCCACCCATCCCAGCTGCAGCAGCACCGGCAGACGCACCGCCGGGTCCGTCTCGGCCCGCCACCGCTCCAGGAGCGGTACGACACCGTCGGCGAGCGGAATGGCCTCCCGCCGCACATCGGGGTCCGGGTCCGCGAGCAGCGCCAGGACCGCACCCTGGTGACGTCTCCACGCCGCGGGCCACCCCTCGTCCACCAGGTCCGGCCGAGCCGTCCTGGTCGCGTGCCCGAAAGCCACCAGCAGTCCTACGAGGTCGACTCGCGCGCCCGCCCCCGGGTCGGCGGCGAGCGCCACCACGAAGGGCAGGGCCGCGGTCGCCGCGGAGGGCACCCCGCCGTTGCCCGCGACCAGGCAGGAGTACAGCGGGTAGCAGTACTCCTCCGTCGCGGCCCGGCCCGCGAGCGCCAGCCGCCGCAGCGCGCGAGGCACCTCCTCGACCGGGTGCCGGGGCAGCGCCGACTCGAGCCGGTCCCACGGCACCGCGTCCAGCGCCTCGAGCGATATCCCCGTCACTTCGACCCCCATGACCTCGGAGAACCGGTTCTCCGGCCGTCATCATGCCGCCTGGCGGTGGAGCTCGTCGTGCCGTTTTCCCACGGACGTGTCGACCCCGGGTCCATGGGTACGCGATCACCGTCCCCGATCCCCTGGAGGGAGTCATGCAGCGAGGCAGCGACCGGCTGAGCGTCCATCGGGACGAAGAGATGAAACACGAACTGCGGGGCCTGCTCAGGTCGGGTCACCCCACCCGGACCGTGGAGTGGCAGGACCCGGAGCCGACGGCCGACGACGACCCGGAGATCGCGCGCGGCCCCGTGGCACCGAACCGCGCGCCCGACTCCATCGAGACGGTGCGGCTGGAACTGGCCCGGTTCCTGAGCCGTACCGCCTTCCCCGCGGGTCCCCGCGGCCTGGCCGACACCCTGCGCGACAAACACGCACCGGATCCCCTGATCGAGGCCGTGGAGCGGCGCCCGCACAAGGCGCGCTACGCCACGGTCCACGAACTGGCCGAATCGGTCGTACGCGCCCGGCGGACGCGGTGAAGAGCGTGTGCGAGCAGGGACCCAACACCCTGGTCACCAGCCGCAAGCCGGACGACCTCAAGGGGTTCGACGAGGCGTTCCTGGAGGAGTTCGCCCGGCAGGCCGCCTGACGGAGTGTCCGCCCTTGCGGTTGCGCCACCATCCGGCGCACCTCGATCCACCGGCGACAGCGGGGACCGGGGGCGGCGGGGGCGGTCCGCAACGGGTGTGCGGGCCGGGCGAGTTCGGCCCGGCCCGTCGTTCAGCACTCCGCCGTTCGTTCAGCACTCCGCCGCGAGGCCCCGCTCCCGGGCTCCGTCGCGCGTACGGCCCGCGGCGACGGGACGGCGCGGATGGCGGCGCAGGTACTCGCCCTCCAACTGCGCCATGCGCATGTTGTGGGTCCGCAGGGCGTCGTTCGAACCGTGCAGCAGTGTGTCGTGGCGGGTGCGGTGGATCGTCTCCAGCTCTTTCATCAGCTGCTGGTCGTCCAGCCGGTCCGGGTCGACTCCGGTCATGGTGGTACCCCGCTCGTCGTGTCCTGCGGCGCGGTCCGGGTAGCCGCCGGGCAGGCGCTGCCGTGCGCGGCGCCCGAGCGGCGTCCGGGAGGGAACCGTGGATTTCGCCGTCCTCCCTCCACTCTACGAACTTCCGGGCCCCCGGTCCTCCGGGAAGCACCGGACGACCGGGACCGGGACCGAGTCCTGGCGGGCCCGAGTCCTACCGGGCCGGAGTCCTACCGGGCACGCTCGACGCGCCGCTCGTCCCACACCGGCTCCGCCGTCTCCCGGATCCTGCCGTCCGAGCCGAAGATCAGATAGCGGTCGAAGGAGCGTGCGAACCAACGGTCGTGGGTGACCGCGAGCACCGTCCCCTCGTATGCCTCCAGACCCTCCTGGAGTGCCTCGGCCGACTCCAGGTCGAGGTTGTCGGTGGGCTCGTCCAGCAGCAGGGCCGTGGAGCCCTCCAGCTCCAGCAGCAGGATCTGGAAGCGTGCCTGCTGGCCGCCGGAGAGCTTCTCGAAGCGCTGCTCGGCCTGGGCGGTCAGCTCGTAGCGGCGCAGCCGGGACATGGCGGCGCCCCGGTCCTGGGAGTGCTCGCTCCACAGGATGTCGAGAAGGGTGCGGCCCTGGAGCTCCGGGTGGGCGTGCGTCTGGGCGAAGTGTCCGGGCACGACGCGCGCGCCGAGCTTCCACTCGCCCGTGTGCGCGACGGTGTCGCCGGCGAGCAGGCGCAGGAAGTGCGACTTGCCGGAGCCGTTGGAGCCGAGCACGGCGACCCGCTCGCCGTAGAAGACCTCCAGGTCGAACGGGTTCATCAGCCCGGTGAGCTCAAGTCCCTTGCAGGTGATGGCCCGTACGCCGGTACGCCCGCCGTGCAGACGCATCTTGATGTCCTGCTCGCGCGGCGGCTCCGGCGGCGGGCCGGCCTCCTCGAACTTCCGCAGCCGGGTCTGCGCCGCCGCGTACCGGGACGCCAACTCATGGCTGATGGAAGCCGCCTGCCGCAGATTCAGCACGAGCTTCTTCAGCTGGGCGTGCTTCTCGTCCCAGCGCCTGCGCAGCTCCTCGAAGCGGGCGAACCGCTCCTGTCGCGCCTCGTGGTACGTCGCGAAGCCGCCGCCGTGCACCCATGCGTCGGCGCCGGTGGGGCTGGGCTCGACGCTGACGATCTTCTCGGCGGCGCGGGACAGCAGCTCTCGGTCGTGGGAGACGAAGAGAACGGTCTTGCGGGTCTCCTTGAGCTTCTCCTCCAGCCAGCGCTTGCCCGGTACGTCGAGGTAGTTGTCGGGCTCGTCGAGGAGCAGTACCTCGTCGGTGCCGCGCAGCAGGGCCTCCAGCACCAGCCGCTTCTGCTCTCCTCCGGAGAGGGTGCGCACCTGGCGCCACTGCGCCTTCTCGTACGGGACGCCGAGCGCGGCCGTCGTGCACATGTCCCAGAGCGTCTCGGACTCGTACCCGCGTACCTCGGCCCAGTCGGAGAGTGCCTGCGCGTAGCTGAGCTGGGCGGCCTCGTCGTCCACGGTCATCATCGCGTGCTCGGCCGCGTCGACGGCCTTGGCGGCCTCCTGTATGCGGGGCGCCGCCACGGAGACGAGCAGGTCGCGCACGGTCGTGTCGTCCCTCACGGACCCCACGAACTGCCGCATCACACCAAGACCGCCGGTCACGGTGACGGTGCCCCCGTGCGGCTTCAGCTCCCCCGAGATCAGCCGCAGCAGCGTGGTCTTGCCCGCTCCGTTCGGGCCCACCAGCGCGACGACGGACCCTTCCCCCACCCGAAACGACACATCGCCGAGCAGCGCCCTCCCGTCGGGAAGGTAGTACTCAAGATGCGCGGCTTCGAGATGTCCCATGGGCAGGCATTCTCCGGCCCCCGGGCCCACGGAGCAAACGCATATCCCCCCGACCCTCCTCGCCCCCGCCGCCCCTACCCGTCCCATCCCAGGGGGCTGCCGCCCCCAGCCCCCCGCATCGGCCTGACGGCCTCGTCCTCAAACGCCGGACGGGCTGAAGACGCGGGTCGCGGTGGAGGCTTTCAGGGGCGTGGCGAACTGCGCGCCCAGCCCCCACCGGCGGGCGGCCAGGCGAATCGGCCCGGTGAGCGATGCTGGGCGCGCAGTTCCCCGCCCAGGGGCGCGGGGAACTGCGCGCCCAGCCCCCAAACACCCGCAGACGTCAAGGCCACCCGGGGGGTCTGGGGGCGGAGCCCCAGGGCGAGGATGGGACGAGTAGGGGCGGCGGGGGCGAGGAAACGGTGGTTCGGCGGGTACGGGGAGCCCATGACCGTCACCCCGGACATCGACCTCACCACCCGCCCCCCGAACCACCACACCCTCCGAAACCACTTTCTCGCAGCAGACTCCCGCCTCTTCGAAGCCATCGCATCCCGCCACTGGCCGGGCTGCGACCCCTTCCTGACCAAACTGAGCCGCAGCGCGAACCACGGCCTGCTGTGGTTCGCCACCGCGGCGGCACTCACAGCGACCCGCACCCCCCACGCCCGCCGAGCCGCCGCGACCGGCCTCGCCTCCCTCACCCTCGCCTCCGCCACGATCAACACCGTGGGCAAGCGCTCGGTGCGCCGCCCCCGCCCACCCCTCGCCCCGGTCCCCCTGACCCGCCGGCTCAAGCGACAGCCGATCACCACCTCGTTCCCCTCGGGCCACTCCGCATCGGCCGCCGCCTTCGCCACGGGCGTGGCACTGGAGTCGCACGGCTGGGGCGCCGCGGTGGTACCGCTCGCCACCGCCGTGGCCCTGTCCCGCGTCTACACCGGCGCCCACTTCCCGAGCGACGTCCTCGCGGGCGCGGCGCTGGGCACGGCGGCCGCGTACGCCGTACGCGGTCTCCTCGCACGCCACCGACCGTGACCGTGCCCACCGTGTCCACATGACAAGACTGGGGTCTCAACATGCGACATGCAGGCGTACGGTGACGCACAACCGACGAGACGACGCGAAGGGGAAACGGTCATGTCGAAGTCGCAGGAGACCGCTGTCTACACGCACGGCCACCACGAGTCCGTACTGCGTTCGCACACCTGGCGCACGGCCGCCAACTCGGCCGCCTACCTGCTCGACTCGCTGAAGCCCCACATGCAGATCCTGGACATCGGCTGCGGCCCGGGCACCATCACCGCAGACCTGGCGGAACTGGTCCCCGAAGGCCACGTCACCGCCGTCGACCACGCCCCGGGAATCCTGGACCAGGCCCGCGCCGTGGCAGCCGAACGCGGTCTGGACAACGTCGAGTTCGGGGTCGCGGACGTGCACGCCCTGGACTTCCCGGACGACACCTTCTGCGTGGTCCACGCCCATCAGGTGCTCCAGCACGTGGGTGACCCGGTGCAGGCGCTGCGCGAGATGTACCGGGTCACCAAGCCGGGCGGTTTCATCGCCGCCCGCGACGCGGACTACTCGGCGATGGCCTGGTATCCCGAGGTGCCGGGCCTGACCGACTGGCAGGACCTGTACCTGCGCGTGGCCCGAGCCAACGGGGGCGAACCGGCGGCCGGTCGCCGTCTCAAGTCGTGGGCACTGGCGGCCGGCATCAAGGACGTCACGGCGACGTCGGACACCTGGACCTTCGCCACCGAGGACGAGCGGGAGTGGTGGGGCGGGCTGTGGGCCGATCGCACGCAGGCCTCGGCGTACGCGGAGCGCGCCACCGAGGGCGGACACGCGACCACCGCGCAACTGCGGGCCGTTTCGGAGGCGTGGCGGGAATGGGCCCGCCAGGAGGACGGCTGGTTCTCCGTCCTGCACGGAGAAATTCTCTGCCGCAAGGAAGCGTGATCCGTCTGCTTCGGGAAACACGGACAGCAGGAGGTACACATTATGGTTCCCATTCTGCTGGTACTACTGCTGGCCCTGATTCTCTTCGGCGCCGGATTCGCGATCAAGCTGCTCTGGTGGGTGGCGCTGGTGGTCATTGTCCTGTGGCTGCTCGGATTCCTGGTGCGCGGAACGAGCGCCTCGGGGAGCAGGGGCCGCTGGTATCGCTGGTGAAGCCATTCCCGTAAAGCTGTTCCCGGAGTCGGCCCGAGGTCTTGTTCAGGCCTCGGGCCGCAGGCATCTCCAGGGCATTTCCATGTCGTATTCGAATTTTCCAGGTCGAATTCAAATCCGGCATCGGACTCAAGATTCAGGTTTCAGGATTCAGCAGGTACGGCTCGGCTCAGCGCACGATCGCCGTCTCCACCAGCAGCCGCGCCGCCGCCGCGATCGACTCCGCGTCGATGCCCGCGGCGTGCAGTTGCTCGGCGGGGGTCGCCGAACCCGGCATCGTACGGACGGCGAGGCGGACCAGACGCGGCACCGGGCGGCCGTCGAGGAAGGCGTCGAGGATCGCGTCGCCGATGCCGCCCTCCTCTCGGTGGTCCTCGACGGTGACGAGGCAGCCGGTCTGTTCGGCGGCCTCGCGCAGGGTGAGGCGGTCGACGGGCTTGACCGAGTAGAGGTCGATGACCCTGACCTGGATGCCCTCGCGGTCGAGCGACTCGGCGGCGGCCAGCGCCTCGTGGAGGGTGACGCCCGCGGCGACGAGCGTCAGCCGGTCCTCGTCACTGGCGCGCAGTACCTTGCTGCCGCCGACGGGGAACTCCTCGGTGGGGCTGTAGATCACCGGGGTGTCCCCACGTGAGGTGCGCAGATAGCGGATGCCCTCGCAGTCCGCCATCGTGGCGACGAGCTTGGCCGTCTGGTTGGCGTCGCACGGGTAGAGCACGGTCGTGCCGTACAGCGCCCGGAACATCGCCAGATCCTCCAGGGCCATCTGCGAGGGGCCGTCCTGGCCGATCGAGACGCCCGCGTGCGAGCCGACGAGGTTGATGTCGGAGCCGCTGATCGCGGCCATCCGGATGAAGTCGTGGGCCCGGGTGAGGAACGCCGCGAACGTGGTGGCGTACGGCACCCAGTCGCGCGCGGCCATGCCGACGGCGGCCGCGACGAGTTGCTGCTCGGCGATGTAGCACTCGAAGAAGCGGTCGGGGTGTTCCTTGGCGAAGAGCTCGGTGCGGGTGGAGTCGCCCACCTCGCCGTCCAGGGCGACGACGTCACCACGGGCGGTGCCGAGCGCGGCGAGCGCCTGTCCGTAGGCGTCGCGGGTGGCGGCCTTGTCCCCGATGTCGTAGCGGGGCAGTTCGAGGTGGCCGGAGCGTACGGCATGCAACACCCTTGCCGGGGGAGGCTGTTGGACCTCCACGTGCAGGTTGCGCACTCCGCCGAGTTCGGCGATCGCCTCCTCGGCGTCCGGCAGCGGTTTGCCGTGCAGGCCCTCGCGGTCCTGGACCGACTCGACGCCCTTGCCCTTGAGCGTGCGGGCGATGATCACGGTCGGCTGTCCCGCGGTGGACTCGGCCTCGGCGTACGCGCGGTCGATGGCGTCGACATCGTGTCCGTCGATCTCCACGGTGTGCCAGCCGAAGGCCTGGAACCGGCGCGCGTACGCGTCGAGGTCGTGGCCGTGCCGGGTCGGGCCGCGCTGGCCCAGCCGGTTGACGTCGATGATCGCGACGAGGTTGTCGAGGTGCTCGTATCCTGCGTGCTCGGCGCCCTCCCAGACGGATCCCTCGGCGAGCTCGCTGTCGCCGCACAGCACCCACACCCGGTAGCCGGTGTGGTCGAGCCGTTTACCGGCCAGTGCGACGCCGACCCCCACGGGCAGCCCCTGGCCGAGCGAGCCGGTGGCGGTCTCGACCCACGGAAGCCGCCGGGGTGTCGGATGCCCTTCGAGCCGGCTGCCGAGCTTGCGGAAGGTGAGCAGTTCGGCCTCGCTGATGGCCCCGGCCGCCCTGTACGCGGCGTACAAGAGCGGTGAGGCATGCCCCTTGGAAAGGATGAAACGGTCATTGCCGTGATGCTGGGGGCGCTCGAAGTCGTAGCGCAGGTGCTTGGCCAGCAGGACCGCCATCAGATCGGCCGCCGACATCGAGGACGTGGGATGCCCGGATCCGGCGGCGGCGGCAGCGCGCACGCTGTCGACACGCAACTGCTGTGCGAGTTCCTTGAGTTGACGGGTGTCCATGGCGTTCACGGTGGTGTTCATGACTCTCCTTTCGGACGGCTCGCGAAGTCGCCGGGGTAACCGGCCACCCGTGCCAGTTCCGGCGAGGCGGTATCCAGCGGCACCGACCACGAGCGGACCAGGCCCAACTGCACGGCCTGGCGCGGCAGTACGGCGTCCAGCAGCCAGTCGGCAGCGACGCGGACGCGGTTGCCGGGCATCGCGGCGAGGTGGTAGCCGCGGGTGACGGCACCGGCGAGGGGGCCGGACAGCGGGATGCCCAGGGGGTTGGCGGCGGCCTGCGCGCCCCCGAGATCGACGGTGAAGCCCAGGTCGCGATGGCGGTAGGCACGTCGGCTCCCGATGCCGAGCGAGGCGGCGACATTGCGCCCCGCGACCCTCCCGTGCCGCCAGGCGTGCTGCGCCGTCATCGGCGTGTACTGCCCCGGCCGCTCAAGATCCGGTACGGCGGCGGCGTCGCCGCACGCGAACACCTCGGGACGGCCCGGCACCTGGAGATATGGGTCGACGAGCAGCCGCCCCCGTTCCAGTGGCTGCCCGAGCGCCTCGACGAGCGGATCGGGCCGTACGCCGACACACCACGTCAGCGTCCGCGTGTCGACGAACTCCCCGTCGCTGAGGCGGACGCCGCTCGGGGTCGCCTCCTCGACCGAGGTCGCCGTGCGCACGTCGACGCCCCGTCGCCGCAGGACGCGGTCGGCGGCGCGGGAGAGCCGCTCGTCCAGCTCGGGCAGGACACGCGGCGCGACGTCGAGCAGCAGCCAGCGCGGCCGCTTGCCCTCCCGCAGCGGTTGCTTGCGTACCAGCGCGTCGGTGAACAGCTGTCCCTGGGCCGCCACCTCGGTCCCCGTGTACCCGGCGCCGACCACCACGAACGTGCACCGCGCGGCACAGGTCTTCGGGTCGTCGGACGCGGCGGCCAGCTCCACCTGCCGGGTCACGTGGTCGCGGAGGTACAGCGCCTCGGGCAGTCCGCGGAAGCCGTGCGCGTACTCGGCGACACCGGGCACGGGCAGCAGCTTGTTCACGCCGCCGACGGCCAGCACGAGACGATCGTACGTCAGCGTGCCCGGCTCGCTCTCGGGATCCGTGTAGCGCACGGTGCGTGCGTCGAGGTCGATGCCGTCGGCCTCGCCCAGCACCAGGCGTACGTGGGGCAGGGTGCCGGGGAGCGAGACGGTGACACGGCGTGGCTCCAGGACTCCGACGGCGACCTGCGGCAGCAGGGGCAGATACAGAAAGTAGTCGGTCGGGTTGAGAAGGGTGATGTCGGCCTTGTGCCGGGTCAGCCGCGCCAGCGTGCGGGCGGTTCGGTACCCGGCGAAGCCGGCACCGACGATGACGATGCGGGGTCGACTCACGGTTTCGCCTCCGGCGATGTCGCTCGTGCCTCGTACGGGGGCTTTCCGCGTCCCCGCGGTCGGGGCACCCAAACCCGGGGGCTCCGGTGATTCCTCCTCGCCCCCGGGGGTCATTCGGTCGTCCGAAGGAGACGTCCGAAACGATCTCGTCCTCCGGCGTGCCCAACTAAGCTCGTCCGCATGGAGATTCTGGGAGCCACGTTGCGGATCTGCGTCGACGACCTGGAGGCTTCGGTCCCCTTCTACGAAAGACTTGCCGGTGGGCGGGCCCTGCGGTTCGAGCGCGGCGGTGTGTCGGTGGCGGCGGTGGGCTGTTTCCTGCTCATGAGCGGACCCGAGGCCGATCTGGACGTCCTGCGGAAGGTCTCCGCGACCATCGCCGTCAAGGACGTCGAGGACGCGCATCGGGTGCTCAGCGAGCTGGGCGCACGGATTCTGGCGGGACCGGTGGGGACGCCGGCCGGGCGCAATCTGATCGCCATGCATCCGGACGGTGTGGTGTACGAGTACGTCGACCGCGGATCCCCGACCCTCTGACCGCTCCCTCGGGGCTTCGCCCCAGACCCCGGGTGTGTTCTTCGACTGCGGGTGAGTGGGGGCTGATCGCGCAGTTCCCCGCGCCCCTCAGGAGCGCCGGCGCGCATCCTTCAGCCCGTCCGGCGTTTGAGGACGAGGAAAGGCTAGTTGGAGGGCGGGCGCATGCGGAAGTCGTAGTGGGGCGGGAGCGGCTCGTCCGTCAGACGGGCCCACAGGGCGGTGATGGTCTCCGCCCCCTCCCGCAGGTCGGCGACCTCGAACGCCTCGTCGAAGACCGCCCGCGCCCCGTCCCGGTCCCCCTCCGCGAGAAGCAGCTCCACCTCGAGCAGACGGAACCGGCCGCGCGCCCGTGTAACGGGCCGCAGTCGATCCCAGACCCGCCGCGCCTCCCCGGTACGCCGCACAGCGAGCAGCGCCCCCACCGCCTCCCGCCCGAGCGCGGCCGTGGCCGCGGTCCAGGCCGGACCGTCGTCACGCCGCTCCTGACACAGGTCGTCGAAGGCCTCGGCGTATCGGTCGGCGGCCCGTTCCCGGTTGCCGGCCTCCTGGTCGGCGACGGCCAGACACCGCAGCAACGGCCAGAGCGACGGGGCGAGTTCGAGCGCCCGCTCCCAGCTGCGCACGGCCTGCGCCAGGTCCCCGGCGTGCCACTGCGCGACGCCGAGGTGGTACTCGGTGAGCGGTTTGGCGGGCGCGGTCTCCAGCATGTCCCGCCAGTGCGGAGCGACCAGGCTCTCACCGGGTGGCCCGACCCGTCGCGGCTCCGGGAAGGCACCGGTCCGCAGGAGCTCCACCCAGGGCGCCTGCGCCTCCCCCAGCGTGGACTCCTGGAACGGCGTGCCGGGCAGCTTGTGGGAGGCGCGCAGCACTTCGAGCGCACCCCAGCCGGACCCGACGGCCAGCACCTCACCGGGCTCGGTGTCGGCGTACGGCAGCCACGCCTCGTACGCCGCGTCGACGTCCCCGCGAGGGAGGACCTCCGACAGCCGGCGTTCCGTCTCCGCCCGCGCGAGCGCCCAGTCCGCCCCGTGCACCGCCCCCGCATCCGCCGCCAGCGGCCCGTACGCCTCCAGCCAGGACACCTCGCTCTCCGCCTCCAGCCGGACATGTTCCAGCTGGGTGCGGGCGAGCCCGGCCTGGATCTCGCAGTAGCCGCCGGTGCCGGGTTCGGTGAGCCATTCCTGCCAGCGCCGTCCGCCCGGACCGGAGCCCCAGACGAACAGCTTGCGCCCGCGCAGCACATCGGTGGACGTCTGCACGAGCCCGTCGCCCGTGTCGTCGAGCGCGGCGATCCAGCGGCGCTGCCCGTCGGGCACCTCGTAGAAGTAGTCGGCGGGGAAGAAGCTGCGCGGCGGATACGTGCGGTCCACTCCCTCGTGCTCCGGTACCGGCACCCTCCGCAGCCGCCGCTCGTACCCGAAGTGCCAGGCCTCGTCCGCGGGGGCCAGCACCCGGCGTTCCTCCGGGACGGCGATGTTGGACCACCAGTACAGGGGCGTGGGCTTCTCGTGCGGATTGCGGACGCGGACGCCGACGTGGAGGAAGTCGGAGCCGTCCGGGAGCCACAGGTCGACCTGGAACGGCAGGTCGCGCAGCCGTTCCCACTCCCACAGGCGGAGCATCTCGCCGCCGTCGGGGGCGGGGACACGGGCGGCGTGCACGGGGGCGCAGGACAGGGTGGTGTGGCCGGTCGCGCCGATGTTCCACTCGATGCCGCCGGAGAACCAGGCTCCGTTGAGGGCGAAGCAGGCGGGCTGCACCACCGGGTTGCGGTAGAGGAGTTCGCGCTGCGAGGGCTTGTGGAACAGCGAGGCCACCCGGCCGCCGTGGCCCGGCAGCACCACGGCCCGCAGCCGGTCGTTCTCGATCACGATCGTGTCGATCCCGCGCGGCTCGCGCCGTCTGTCGTATCCGTCCCGGATGCGCTCGGGCAGGAGGCTCCGCAGCGGCTCGTAGCGCATCTGCCGGGCCATGTCGCGCGGCAGGTCGGCGCCGCTGCGGTCGTCGACGCGGTGTGTCTCGTCGAGCGGCCGCAGGGGTGGCAGCGGGTTGTCCGGGCCCAACTCCGCGACCGGCAGGGTCAGTACGTCACGTCGGATCGTCGTCACGATGACCATGGAACAGGGACATCGACCACCTGACCAGGGTGTCCGCTCGTCAGGATCCGGTCAGGATTCCGCAAAGGCGACGACGGTGCTCGAAGGTCGGTTCGGCTCGACGGGAGGTTCAGCTCGAAGGGAGCATCTCCGAGGTGATCGCCCATCGCTCGTGGTCGCGCCACGCCCCGTCGATGTAGATGAAGTCCGGCGAGAACCCCTCCAGCCGGAATCCGCAGCGCCGGGCGAGGGCGATCGAGGCCGCGTTCCGGGGCTGCACGTTGATCTCCAGCCGGTGCAGCCCCATCGCCCCGAAGGCGTACCGGACCACGAGCCCGAGCCCCTCGGCCATCAGCCCGCGCCCGGTGGCGTGAGCGAAGGCGCCGTAGCCCAGCGCCCCGCACAGGAAGCCGCCCTCGACGATGTTGTTGATGTTGATGAAGCCGGCGATGGCCCCGTTGTCCCGTTCGCAGACCAGGAACCCGGCCTTCGTACGGTCCTCGATGAGCCGCCCCGCGTAGGCGGCGTAGGCGTCGACGCTACGGGGCGGGAAGAGCCAGGGCTGGTGCAGCGCCTTGCTCTCCCGGGCCCGTGCGGTGAACTCGGCACCGTCCTCGTGGGTGAAGTGCCGGATGCCCACGCGGGGCCCCTCGGCAAGATAGGCGGAGGCGTTCTCAGGCATCCCGACACAGTACGCGACGACGGCCTTCACGACAGGTTCTGGGCGAGCGCCGGCTCCTCCAGCGTCAGGGTCCCCGCGTCCGCGTCGAGTTCGGCCCGCACCCCGAACGGAATCGTCAACGCGCCCTCGCCGTGCCCGAATCCGAACTCCTCGACGACCGGCACCCCGAGCCCGCCGAGCCGGTCGGTGAGCAGCGTCCGCACGCGCTCGTACGGCGAGCAGCGCGCCCAGGAGCCGAGCAGGATCCCGGTGACCCCGTCCAGCCAGCCGGCCCGCAGGAGCTGGGTGAGCGCCCGGTCCAGGCGGTACGTCTCCTCCCCCACGTCCTCCAGACAGAGCAGGCCGCCGCGCGCGGAGGTCCGGGCGTGCGGGGTGCCCAGGTCGGCGGCGAGCATGCTCAGGCACCCGCCGAGGAGGACACCTGAGGCGCGGCCGGGCACGAGCGGTGCCGCTC is a window of Streptomyces mirabilis DNA encoding:
- a CDS encoding class I SAM-dependent methyltransferase; translation: MSKSQETAVYTHGHHESVLRSHTWRTAANSAAYLLDSLKPHMQILDIGCGPGTITADLAELVPEGHVTAVDHAPGILDQARAVAAERGLDNVEFGVADVHALDFPDDTFCVVHAHQVLQHVGDPVQALREMYRVTKPGGFIAARDADYSAMAWYPEVPGLTDWQDLYLRVARANGGEPAAGRRLKSWALAAGIKDVTATSDTWTFATEDEREWWGGLWADRTQASAYAERATEGGHATTAQLRAVSEAWREWARQEDGWFSVLHGEILCRKEA
- a CDS encoding hydrophobic protein, giving the protein MVPILLVLLLALILFGAGFAIKLLWWVALVVIVLWLLGFLVRGTSASGSRGRWYRW
- a CDS encoding ABC-F family ATP-binding cassette domain-containing protein produces the protein MGHLEAAHLEYYLPDGRALLGDVSFRVGEGSVVALVGPNGAGKTTLLRLISGELKPHGGTVTVTGGLGVMRQFVGSVRDDTTVRDLLVSVAAPRIQEAAKAVDAAEHAMMTVDDEAAQLSYAQALSDWAEVRGYESETLWDMCTTAALGVPYEKAQWRQVRTLSGGEQKRLVLEALLRGTDEVLLLDEPDNYLDVPGKRWLEEKLKETRKTVLFVSHDRELLSRAAEKIVSVEPSPTGADAWVHGGGFATYHEARQERFARFEELRRRWDEKHAQLKKLVLNLRQAASISHELASRYAAAQTRLRKFEEAGPPPEPPREQDIKMRLHGGRTGVRAITCKGLELTGLMNPFDLEVFYGERVAVLGSNGSGKSHFLRLLAGDTVAHTGEWKLGARVVPGHFAQTHAHPELQGRTLLDILWSEHSQDRGAAMSRLRRYELTAQAEQRFEKLSGGQQARFQILLLELEGSTALLLDEPTDNLDLESAEALQEGLEAYEGTVLAVTHDRWFARSFDRYLIFGSDGRIRETAEPVWDERRVERAR
- a CDS encoding DUF6158 family protein — encoded protein: MTGVDPDRLDDQQLMKELETIHRTRHDTLLHGSNDALRTHNMRMAQLEGEYLRRHPRRPVAAGRTRDGARERGLAAEC
- a CDS encoding VOC family protein, yielding MEILGATLRICVDDLEASVPFYERLAGGRALRFERGGVSVAAVGCFLLMSGPEADLDVLRKVSATIAVKDVEDAHRVLSELGARILAGPVGTPAGRNLIAMHPDGVVYEYVDRGSPTL
- a CDS encoding transketolase, with the protein product MDTRQLKELAQQLRVDSVRAAAAAGSGHPTSSMSAADLMAVLLAKHLRYDFERPQHHGNDRFILSKGHASPLLYAAYRAAGAISEAELLTFRKLGSRLEGHPTPRRLPWVETATGSLGQGLPVGVGVALAGKRLDHTGYRVWVLCGDSELAEGSVWEGAEHAGYEHLDNLVAIIDVNRLGQRGPTRHGHDLDAYARRFQAFGWHTVEIDGHDVDAIDRAYAEAESTAGQPTVIIARTLKGKGVESVQDREGLHGKPLPDAEEAIAELGGVRNLHVEVQQPPPARVLHAVRSGHLELPRYDIGDKAATRDAYGQALAALGTARGDVVALDGEVGDSTRTELFAKEHPDRFFECYIAEQQLVAAAVGMAARDWVPYATTFAAFLTRAHDFIRMAAISGSDINLVGSHAGVSIGQDGPSQMALEDLAMFRALYGTTVLYPCDANQTAKLVATMADCEGIRYLRTSRGDTPVIYSPTEEFPVGGSKVLRASDEDRLTLVAAGVTLHEALAAAESLDREGIQVRVIDLYSVKPVDRLTLREAAEQTGCLVTVEDHREEGGIGDAILDAFLDGRPVPRLVRLAVRTMPGSATPAEQLHAAGIDAESIAAAARLLVETAIVR
- a CDS encoding DUF2795 domain-containing protein; amino-acid sequence: MQRGSDRLSVHRDEEMKHELRGLLRSGHPTRTVEWQDPEPTADDDPEIARGPVAPNRAPDSIETVRLELARFLSRTAFPAGPRGLADTLRDKHAPDPLIEAVERRPHKARYATVHELAESVVRARRTR
- a CDS encoding NAD(P)/FAD-dependent oxidoreductase: MSRPRIVIVGAGFAGYRTARTLARLTRHKADITLLNPTDYFLYLPLLPQVAVGVLEPRRVTVSLPGTLPHVRLVLGEADGIDLDARTVRYTDPESEPGTLTYDRLVLAVGGVNKLLPVPGVAEYAHGFRGLPEALYLRDHVTRQVELAAASDDPKTCAARCTFVVVGAGYTGTEVAAQGQLFTDALVRKQPLREGKRPRWLLLDVAPRVLPELDERLSRAADRVLRRRGVDVRTATSVEEATPSGVRLSDGEFVDTRTLTWCVGVRPDPLVEALGQPLERGRLLVDPYLQVPGRPEVFACGDAAAVPDLERPGQYTPMTAQHAWRHGRVAGRNVAASLGIGSRRAYRHRDLGFTVDLGGAQAAANPLGIPLSGPLAGAVTRGYHLAAMPGNRVRVAADWLLDAVLPRQAVQLGLVRSWSVPLDTASPELARVAGYPGDFASRPKGES